acaccccatacccatacCCGAGatcgggataggatacgaggcatttccgaaattttcaaaataatttcaattaatttatataatttagtattcattttcatgtttcatgtaacatccttttcatattaTAATTCTCGTATCATATCAAATATTTTATCCATTGAATCATTGGAGTTTTGAAGGATTTTTCAACAGTACACTCGAAGCGTACATTTCCAtattccatcaattcatattcagaaatAACCCTTAGGACGTTTAATCATCGAGCACTCTCTCGAGTCACATCTTATGTAACTGTAGTGAATCAGGATTACCTTTTTAGGTCAAATCCTACCCACCTTAAGTTATCATAAGGAATCATATATCATGTAACTGTAGCGAATCAGGATTACCTTTTCAGGTCAAATCCTATCCGCCTTAAGTTACCGTAGTGAATCAAAAATAAATTCTATCCGCCTTAAGTTACCGTAGTGAATCATGAATAAATCCTATTCACTTTAAATTACCATAGTGAATCAGGAACAAATCTTATTCACTTTATATTCTCGAGAAGGCTTTTGTCAGATTAACCGTCCGGGTTATctatttctgcaacacatgcaggaactCTTTCATTTAGTAAATCACCTATATCCATCTAAAACCCAATATTCAAAcagatttttatcattttcaagtAATTTCAGAACATGGATTATTTCTTCATTTCAACatccatacatttcatatattcaattcaaatatcatataaaatacaatacaatatttaaattgaCATATTTAGGTGCTCATTCAAGTTATACGAACCTACCtaactaaattgcagaaataccaagatttaagggcattttggtaatttatcattttcccaattttcacccgatcttaaattaataatttcattcaatttattaatttatataataaaacaattcattcccttcaatttggtcatttttgacatttttacaaaattacccccaaagttttacttttattcaatttagtccttgagcctataacatgcaaattaaccatactagctgaatattcatatatattttcctcttccttctctccattccacatccttaatgtatacaacatgcttataagtaacattatatataattttactatttacttatatgtttattcaaagctgtccatcTGTATCATAGTCACTagattatttttatcttaagataaagaactccaaattaagatctgctaattttccctgaaactagattcagatatcttcttactataaaattttcagattttttttgtttatccaataagtacagtttattctttaaagttacccctgttatgctgtctgacagtttcaacGCTTCTTcgctaagaattaattatcttatCGTACGAGATTTAGATGATGTTCCCACTTATTTATCttcaaaatagactcattaaggattttaaacatataaattcaaGCTCTTAagtatttttatccaatttttaataattttctaaagtcagaataggggaacccaaaatcattctgaacttatctcacaaaatttattatatctcgtAATTAAAAATTCCATTGctataccgtttcttctataagaaactagacttaataagctttaatttcatattttttcatcctctaattcgatttttaaaatttatggtgatttttcaaagttagcctactactgttatccaaaactattttagtgcaagatatttatttaccatgtttataacaaccttattttctttctctacactatttctcattactttctcttattttctcttcactaacatatcaagaacataaaatcttatataagaaaactctacattaacatcatttccatgctttttcaatagtatcaaacttaaaaatatattgaaatcttgatgttcttaccttatctcattgatttcaatctttaacttaattttctctctcctccaacttctatttcttgaatctaacttgatattctagctcctcaTAGTCTCCTTgtcatctttctctcttgatagttaaggaaattcttttaatttctaagttaaaatggtggatttttggtggaaggaccaaattgtaaagaaaagaaaactttctttcttctcttttcttctaagTGAATTGCATGGATGGAAAGATGATAGAAattttcatctttccttccttatatattaaataaaataataataaataataataaatagtaaaatgtctcattaaaatattaaaataatatttatcttaattaaataattataaaatatcatcaacatcatcattactttctagatttatCTCTCTTtgaattgaccattttgccctttattatcttttaaaattctatccttgggtcatcatttaatttggtaaaattgtaatttagtccctcatagctcgtcacctattcaatttggtcctaattcatccattttccttagtttctagatcattccacccttaaaatatttaaactattggtccttttacttttttatatttacagtttaacccctcaagttttgagtatttactcttaggcaacaaaacttttcacacttttataatttagtccttttctaaatcaagatatcataattTACTTCCCAATGTTTTCATGACTCAAAacttccctttttgtcacttattttctttttttttctatatcaaggataatatcttactatagAAATTGTCGGGGTATTACACACCTTTCCAAAAATAGTCTAGATTCAAATCATTATTATACTAAAACCTTTTATAACTATCActacattttcattttatttactaAAAAGATAGTTTTTTCAGTATATATTTTCAATAAGGGAGAAgctggaaatttttttaaggagccgaaatgaaattttaatttttaatagtctatatatttataatttttaaatgattaaatcaattttttataattttaagggtttaaagtaaaattttatctttattaatttaaaattttaaaaatttctaaagaaccaaaataacaattttctattttagaagGGTTGGACCCCTGCCCCCTAGATTCGCCTctaattttcaattaataaaaatatttccaatcatcataatgattttaataaatttatattgaagttttaacaaatatataataaacaaatataatataattaaaattatataaatacgaATTTGCTAATGTTGTTGGAATATGATTGGATCGGAATTAATTAGTATATCAATTTGGGAAAAATTATTGAATTGGTCTTTAAGTGAATCACTCGAAacctataaaaatttaaatatgattattaGATTAAGGATCAAAACTATTAAACTAGTAACTAATTTGATGAgtagttaaaaaattttagaacatTAGAATCCGTGAGTTGCTAATTAGCTATTGATAAAGAGAGGAGTGAGAAGTttttaacaactaaaacatgaaaatataatattttccacacatttcattttaaataattgaTTAATTAGAAGATGGAAAAGTTCAACAGATTATTGGGTCCAATAAGCTATTTTTGCTATTAATTAGATACGACAACACAAAATGGGCACACAACACATTGGCATTCAGTAATGCCAGCCATCCAGGGTGCATGTCTCGGTTCCCTTAATAATGGTAGGTAAGCTAAGCAGGAGTATTAAGTGTATGAGAACAAGGCTTAAGATTGAATACGAAGGCCACAATCTTCCTGGTGTTGCGCTGGTATAGGCAGGAGACCTTTCTCTTGCAAGCTTTTCACCGTCTCGTATAGGCACTGCTTCACCGGGGTGAACTCCAACCCCAAATCCCTCAGCTTCTGGTTCGTGAACTTGTAGGGTTTTGCTCTTGGGTTCTTCTCATCTGAGCACCTGCTTTTCCATATACACTATCTTTAGTTTCTACACTTGGCATATATATTCCATTCAAACACAAAACCCCTAAAATATTTAGAAGATTTGCATGAAATCctcaaaaatagtataaataaataGGTGGTGGAACAAGTTGAGGGGGGACCCCATTTTTGTCCTTGCTTCTGCAGCACGAGATTACAATCCATTGAAtatttcaaaaagaaagaaagcttcCGTTTAAATAAAGACAAGTAAATTGCCCTAGAGTGCGAAATCTCCATGATTGAAGTTCAGTAGGTGGATTGAATATAATATCCATTTTTATCCAACTTTCTTGAGATTAGCTGACAAAGACATATGGGGTTGGTGAAGATCCTTTCTAAACCACAATTTCTATCAACTTTCAGCTTCACCAGAAAAAAACTTCACTTCGTCGTGGAGAATTAGGTAGACATGTTTGTCATTTTTTCAAAGCTGGTGGGTGCACCCATTACCCCACACCACCCCCACCCCCGTTGCTCTACAATATTGAAAGATGGTTTATCTAGTCTATTCCCATATTAAGCCCTTGTAACTTTCCTGGACTAGATTAATGCTTGAAGAAGAGGCACCAATTCTTCCTGTCACTATCCTCCAACAACAACAAGGTCGAAATGTACCAGTCAACACGTTGTGGATAAACTCTATTTGAAGTGTAGCAGAGGGTTAAGGTGTTTGTTTGTTAAATTTTCCAGTGTTAGGTAAGATTGCCAAAGCAAGCATACATCAAGCAATTTGACAATTTCAAGTTAGCCAATTACAACAATGAATAAGATGCATATCCAATCTAATTTCCAAAACTTTTCCACATCTTCAACTTCTCCAAATCATCACAACATGTACATATTACTATACATGGTTATCTGAAGAGTGGGTATTCAAATTCTCCCGTGAGAATTCGTTCAAAGCAAGTAAAAAACACCTAGCAAATTTGTAGTAGGTTAGAGACTGGAAATAAACGAGATCGTCCACTAAGATAATTCTATACATAAAGTATGCAATTGGGCACAAACTAACATGCAATTAACAACTAGCTAGCACTGAATTCAGATTTTGTTCActttatcaattaattaattaaactaaaataacccctATTCTTCCATTAATATTGTATGTCATGCATATCATTATTTCATTGTTTTATGAACAGAATCTTTGATATAATACAACTTGGAAATAGAATTTCAATTtctgtatttgaaaaaaaaaatcagacgACTATTTTCTTTGTATTAAAAGATTAATCTTTGACAAATTGTGATTATGCCTCATGTTTGTtataatttttacccaaattgcCGATTGAAAGAGCTGAATCAGCTTCATCTCAAACAGCAAAGGGGTTGCCCCACTTATACATTTGGAGCAGTCGATTTTTGACTGAAGTTTCTGAACCGGTTTTGTCATTGTTCATatgggaaaaaaaaaacaaattggaTGACTAAAAAAACTTACCTGGTAGGGATGGGATACTCTGGGAAGAACTTGGCTAAAATCTCAACCACTTCACCACGGTGGAGGACGCTCTCAGCGCAGAGGTAGCGGCCGGAGGCAGAGGGATTCTCAAACACGAGAAGGTGTGCTAATGCGACATCTCTGACGTGAACATAGGCTTGAACTGAATTGGCATAGGTCTTTGCCGAGCCGGTTAAGTACTTGAGGATGTGAACAATGCTGGCATTCACAGTTGGTTGCAGCAATGGACCCAGCACCAAAACTGGGGTTATCACCACAAGGTCCACCCCTTTTTCCTTGGCTGTTTCCCAGGCTGCCTGCTCTGCCACTGCCTTCCCATAACAATACCAATTCTGCAATTTTGAATATCGTATATGCACCAATCATTAATTCATTTCCAATTCCCAATATTTCCTTATTTTGAATCCTGTTTTGGTTTTGGTGATGAGTAGCAGGATCCAAATGGACCCTTAATCAGGTAGTTTATATATGGGAAAAGTTTAGAGTTTGCCTTAAGCAGTAATTAAAAGGAAGAATCCAAGTGACCTTGGTGTTTTTGCAAAACTCAAGGTCGCTCCAGCAAGACTCATCGACCACCACATCAGGGCTCCTGTTGGGGTCCATGTACACTGCACCTATGGAAGATGTGAACACCACACGTCGAACTTTGGCCTCTGCCGCTGCCATTATCACATTCTTAGTCCCAATCACGGCCGGCTCCACCAtttgttccttttatttatttattattaataaaaaaacatacccCAACCACCAATCATCAGTATAcatattacattaaaaaaataaaagaaaaacacatCTTGTACTTCAAAATCCTCATTTATTGATTGTAATAAAACGAATACTGTGAAGGAATGATTCTTTCCTAGGAAAATGTTATTCTTCTGTAAAGAATTGCAACCAACATTTTTCACTTGAAAATGATCTGACCGGAATTTTACGAACaaaaaaatttgatagaaaaatttgTAAGTACAAGAATCAGAAGAGTAGGTGATAAAATTGACAGTATAAAGTATTTAGGCTATTGGGATGGTGGCCCACTGTGTTGGCAAATCAAGCTGAccaaatatttttggttaaaaaagcATTATCTAGTGCATTTCATCTCCATCTTAGTTGAGCTGTAACTTTCAACTTTTTCGACAAAAGGAAGTAAAAtcaattcttcttttttttttttcctcacCATACTTTCTCTACAAACAAACAGGACATAAAAAAGTTtgcgaaagtaaaaaaaatacaactTACAGGATCATCAGTCACAGGTGAAGCAGTATGGAAAACTCCATCGCAACCGCTAATGGCTTCCTTAAGAGATTGGTAATCAAGAAGGTAAGCTTTGTGAAGAGATAGCCTCTCCTTTGCTCCTTCAAGCTCTCTCAAATGACAATTCTTGGGATCGTCTAAACAGAAAACCAACGACCAAAATCCATGtttcagtaaaaaaaaaattaacacaaacAAAGATCAACAAGCAAAATCTCTTTCTTCAGACTGATTAAAAAGAATGGAAAGCAACCAACCTGGGTTCCTTACAGTGCCCTTGACAGTGTAACCTTTTTCAAGAAGAAGCTTGACAATCCAGGAGGCGATGAAGCCACCGGCACCGGTGACACAGACGGTTGGGCCATTAGTGGAAGAGCTCTCAATTGGCATATTTGCTTTGTAGGTGTTTTGTTGAGGTGAAACTCTTGGGGTTTTGATGCTTTGTTTTGCTGGGATGCCAATTGGCACAGGCGTCGATATTTATAAGCCAAAAAAATTTACCCTTCCCACCAACCaaaggtaaattttaaaaaatgtatttacAATAAATATAAAAAGCAAAACAATAATTAGAGGAGAAGGTGGCTTCATAGGtatgtaaataaaattaaaatcatgaTTATGTTTgcgttaattattattattttt
The sequence above is drawn from the Gossypium hirsutum isolate 1008001.06 chromosome A05, Gossypium_hirsutum_v2.1, whole genome shotgun sequence genome and encodes:
- the LOC107958455 gene encoding cinnamoyl-CoA reductase 1, which codes for MPIESSSTNGPTVCVTGAGGFIASWIVKLLLEKGYTVKGTVRNPDDPKNCHLRELEGAKERLSLHKAYLLDYQSLKEAISGCDGVFHTASPVTDDPEQMVEPAVIGTKNVIMAAAEAKVRRVVFTSSIGAVYMDPNRSPDVVVDESCWSDLEFCKNTKNWYCYGKAVAEQAAWETAKEKGVDLVVITPVLVLGPLLQPTVNASIVHILKYLTGSAKTYANSVQAYVHVRDVALAHLLVFENPSASGRYLCAESVLHRGEVVEILAKFFPEYPIPTRCSDEKNPRAKPYKFTNQKLRDLGLEFTPVKQCLYETVKSLQEKGLLPIPAQHQEDCGLRIQS